From Lactobacillus sp. PV012:
GAATAGGGATCACCAAATGTTTTGCAGCTAAAATTTTACTATCAGGTTCAGCTTTAACTTCTCTTAAAGACCGTAAGTCAATGATTTGATTTACTCCATATTTCTCTAGAAAAGCTACATCACTTTGGGGCAGTTTGTATAATTTACCTGTTCTAATTAAACGTTGCTTTTTAATTCTTTGTCCAGATTGGGTAGAATAATTTCCTAAATCTCTCGCATTAGGAACTTTCTTTAGTGGTAAAATAAGCGGATCTATCATTTCTTTGCCTATTTTTTACTTTGATCCACAAACTTAACAAAGTTAGAAAATGCTTGATCAATTTCTTTAATTGTATCTTGATCCACTAACTTACCAGTTTCTTTATCAAACTTATCAGCAACATGTCCAATTAAAACTTCATTACCTGGTAAAACATTGGCTGTTAAATCGGGAGAAAGTAAGATTTCACGCATATCCTCCTGGGCACGACTAGCACCTTGAATCCCATAAGAACCTCCTAAGACCATAACAGGTTTCATATAAAGAGCGCTTTTATCAAAATTACTTTTACCAAGCCATTCCATAGCATTTTTAAGTGGAGCAGTAATTCCATGATCATATTCAGGGGTGGAAATTATTACGCCATCTGCTTGACTAACTTTTTTCTAAAATTTAAAACAGCATCATTTTCACTAGCTCCATTCTTAAAACGAGGAAGATCATTAATTTCTAGAATTTCGATTTCTGCCTCATCTTTATAATGGTTAGCCATAAACTTTTCGATTAAACGATTAAAAGAAAAATCTGCATTTGTTCCAACAATAGCTACTAATCTCATTATTTTCTCTCCTCTTTTCTAGAACTAACTGTATTATAAAATTCATCAAATTCTTCCAAGAAATATTTCAAGAATTTAGCAGTTCCTTCTGGCAAATTACCATCTTTATCAAATTGTTGGTGTGATGCTCCCATCATAAACTCATCATTGTTAAAAACAATTGCACCAATTCCTGGTGAAGCTAAAACATTTTTTAACCGCACTTGAGCGCGTGCTGATCCTTGAGGTTCTTTGGCTGCTCCAATAACTAATAGAGGCTTTTCTTTAAATGGATGTTCTGCTGAAGATAACCATTCCACTACACTTTTTAATGAAGACGGCACTGAATTTTGACTTTCAGCAGTTGAAATAATTACCGCATCCGCTTCATTAATCGCCTGTCCCATGTTTTTTAAATCTTCAGGTTCATCTACGCCCTCTTTAAACATAGGCATCGCTGCAGCTTCCATAATTTTAACATCATATTTATCATTAAAATTTTTCTTAATATATTCTAAAAGTTGAGTTTGATCAGAGTTAATTTCATTACTCCCTGCAATTGCAAGAACTTTCATTTAACTTTCTCCATTTCTACTAAATTATTCTTTACTATTATACGATTTATTTTTTCTAGAACCAAAAAAGATACTAGTAGCCCTAGTATCTTTTTACATTATTTTCCAACTTTATCTAAGTGGAAACGGTCATTCTTCATTGAATCCTCTAATTGAGATTTTAAAACAATAACAATTTGATCTTCTGAAAAATTAGACATTTGATTTAATTGCAAAGTAGCTAATCCAGTTGCAGATACCCAATTAGAGATTAGGATATTATGAATTCTTTCGTCAGAAAAGTCCGTTTTCCCAAATTGTTCCTTAAATTTTTCTTTTCCTAATTCCATTAATGTTTGTGAAATTCTATCAGTACCAAAAGTATTATTTACAAACATTGCTTTAAATAAACCAACATGATCCTTTACAAAATAAATATAAGAAAGATCTAAATCAATTAATGGTTCTCCTGTAAAGTGTTGTTGAAGAGTTCTGTTCTTTAATTCATCAGAAATTTTTGCTAATACTTGCTCTTGCAAGTCTGACATATTCGAGAATTCTAAATATATTGGTTGAGTAGAACAATGTGCTGCTTTAGCAATATTACGCGCCGTTAAGCTTTCTACACCCTCTCGAACAGCAAGCTTGTAAGCGGCATCCAAAATTTTCTTTTTATCTATTTCTTTTCGTCTAGCCACTTTTTCATCCCCTATTCACTCTATACATTAAGTAGTTATCGATGTTATATAACGTTAGTTACTTTACATTATATATTAAATAACCAAAATGTCCAACCTCTTAGATAAAATTCTTCCAACTACTTAACCTATCCTTCAAAAAAATCTGTATTGTTCATTTTTTTCAATTTCTAAATCTAAAACTGTTATAATTAATACACTATTAACGACCTAATGTATTTGTAAGAGAGGAATTTTATATGACACATCAACTTGGACGTTCTTCATGTACTTCTATTTTAATTGGAAAAAGTGCTACAACTGACGGAAGTGTAATTATCGGCCGCAATGAAGATGCAAAAACTGCTTGGCCTAAACATTTAGCTTTTAACCAACATGAAATAATTGAAAACAATTTTTTTAAATCAAAAGACAATAAATTTGAGTTAACTTTACCCCAAGAAAAATATGCTTATTCTTCTACCCCAGAGTGGACAGATAAATATGGTATTTTTGAAGAAGATGGAATCAACGAATTCCACGTAGCAATGAGTGCCACCGAAAGTGCCTATGCTAATGACCGAGTACAAGCTGCTGATCCATTTAATGAAAAAAGTGGGATTTTAGAAGAAGCAATGGTAACAGTAGTTTTACCTTATATCAAAACTGCTCGTGAAGGTGTAGAAAGACTGGGGAAAATCGTGCAAGAACATGGAGCAGCTGAAGCAGATGGAATTTTATTTGCTGACAAAAATGAAGCTTGGTACATGGAAATTGGTTCAGGGCATCACTATGTAGCCCAACGGATTCCTGATGACTCCTATGCCGTTGTGGCCAACCAACTCGCAATCGAAAAGGTTAATTTCCGTGATCCAGCTAACTTCATTACTTCGCCTGGCTTACAAGAATTTGTGAATCAAAATAATCTTTGGCCTCAAAACCAACCGTTTAATTTTCGGCTAATTTTTGGTACCCACGACGATAGTGATTTAACTTACAATACCCCTCGCATTTGGAGTGGGCAAAAACTTCTTACCCCTTCCCATGAACAAAGCCCTACCACTTTCAATCTTCCTTTTATTCAAAGACCAGACCATCCAATTGCCATTCAAGATGCGCAACGCGTGTTAAGCGATCATTATAACGGTAGTCAATATGATTTAAGTAAAGCTAAAAATCCTGCTCGTTTTCGTCCTATTAGTATCGCTACAACGCAAGAATCTCATCTATTGCAACTTCGAAATGATGATATGTACCACTGGTTAGCAATGGGAATTCCTTCTCAAAGTGTATATATTCCATTTTACCCACAAGGGACAAAAGTTCCTACCATGTTTAAGTACGGTAAGAAAGAATTTACCACCAACTCTGCTTATTGGGTCTTTAAAGAGGCAAGTGTATTAGTAGATCGAAATTGGAGTAAGTATGGTAGTTTACTTACCAATACTCAAAAACAAACCAATGAGCAACTTGTCAAATTACGTTATGATACTGACAAAAAATTACACAAATTATCTCAACAAGAAGAAAAATTAAAGCTTATTAACACCGCTAATCAGAAACTAGCAAACTGTGCAATAAAAAATTATCAACAATTAATCGCACAACTAATTACCTTACAAACTGAAGATTCTCCTTTAAAATTTAAAATTGATCCTAATTTATAAAAAATTAAAAACGTAGCTTAAGAGCTGCGTTTTTTTGTTATATCTGACATTCTTCCATCAATCATTTCATACACCTTATCAGCATACTTTTCTAACCGTAAATCATGCGTAACAAGTAAAATAGCTTTGTGCTGCTGGCGCGCTAAGTCCTGGAACATTTGCCCCACTTCCTCTACGCGTTCACTATCTAAGGAAGCTGTTGGCTCATCAGCCAATAAAATTTGTGGATTAGCAAATAATGCCCGGGTAATGGCTACCCGCTGTTTTTGACCACCAGATAATTCTTTCGGATACTTTCTCAATAAATTAGTAATTCCCAATTTTTTTAAAAGCTGATCTAACTTTTCTTGAGTTAAGTTATTTTTCTTAACTTTCTCTACCAATTTAAATTGTTCGTTCACTGTTAAATATGGAACCAAGTTGTAGGCTTGTAAAACAAATCCAATATCATTTAGCCGTAATTTTTCTGCCTGCTTGTTTTTTAAATGACTAACATCTTTACCATTAATTAACACTTGTCCACTGGTTGGTCGCTGCAAAGCTCCCGCAATTGTTAAAAAAGTACTTTTCCCTGCTCCAGAAGGTCCAATAATTAAAACAACTTCACCCTTATTTGCTTCAAAATTAATATTTTTTAAAGCTTGAACTTGTGCGTCACCTTTCCCATAAATTTTATTAACATCTTTTAAAGTAATTACTGGCATCTTTATCCTTCTTTCTTTAGCCAATTGCTTTCGCTGGATCTACTTTCATAATTGAGCGAATTGGGATTAAACCACCAATAATTCCTGTAGCAATCATCCCTGCAAAGCCACTAATCATGATCCATGGTGCAAAATCAAGCGGTACCGCTGCTGGTAATACTTTTGTCATAATTAACATTACTACCCAGGCAATAACTGTTCCTAAAATTACTAAAATTAATGATTGCCCTAAGGTAGCTCCGATTAATGTTTTCATTGGAATTCCTTGAGCACGTAAAACCGCATAATTTGGAAGTTTTTGAATAGTTAAGATATATAAAAAGACTGCAATTACAATTAAAGATATTACATATAAAAAGCCAATCATCATTTCAAAAGTTAAATTTTGTGCCATATAACCTGGAAGCTTTTTAACAAAAGTATTGCGGTCATAGGTTTTTGTATTTGTAGAATCTAGCTTAAAGCTATTTTTTGAGATAATCCCTGAGGCAACGGCATTAGGCATCATTGGCCGAATTGCCTTCCAAACAGATAACTTGCCGTAGATAATTGGTGCAATATTAATCTTGGCATTTTTTACAAAACCGACGATTTTATATTTTTTCTTGCTGCTATTAAAAGTTACTTCATTATTTAAGCGATATCCCTTTT
This genomic window contains:
- a CDS encoding ABC transporter ATP-binding protein, yielding MPVITLKDVNKIYGKGDAQVQALKNINFEANKGEVVLIIGPSGAGKSTFLTIAGALQRPTSGQVLINGKDVSHLKNKQAEKLRLNDIGFVLQAYNLVPYLTVNEQFKLVEKVKKNNLTQEKLDQLLKKLGITNLLRKYPKELSGGQKQRVAITRALFANPQILLADEPTASLDSERVEEVGQMFQDLARQQHKAILLVTHDLRLEKYADKVYEMIDGRMSDITKKRSS
- a CDS encoding NAD(P)H-dependent oxidoreductase, whose protein sequence is MKVLAIAGSNEINSDQTQLLEYIKKNFNDKYDVKIMEAAAMPMFKEGVDEPEDLKNMGQAINEADAVIISTAESQNSVPSSLKSVVEWLSSAEHPFKEKPLLVIGAAKEPQGSARAQVRLKNVLASPGIGAIVFNNDEFMMGASHQQFDKDGNLPEGTAKFLKYFLEEFDEFYNTVSSRKEERK
- a CDS encoding C69 family dipeptidase codes for the protein MTHQLGRSSCTSILIGKSATTDGSVIIGRNEDAKTAWPKHLAFNQHEIIENNFFKSKDNKFELTLPQEKYAYSSTPEWTDKYGIFEEDGINEFHVAMSATESAYANDRVQAADPFNEKSGILEEAMVTVVLPYIKTAREGVERLGKIVQEHGAAEADGILFADKNEAWYMEIGSGHHYVAQRIPDDSYAVVANQLAIEKVNFRDPANFITSPGLQEFVNQNNLWPQNQPFNFRLIFGTHDDSDLTYNTPRIWSGQKLLTPSHEQSPTTFNLPFIQRPDHPIAIQDAQRVLSDHYNGSQYDLSKAKNPARFRPISIATTQESHLLQLRNDDMYHWLAMGIPSQSVYIPFYPQGTKVPTMFKYGKKEFTTNSAYWVFKEASVLVDRNWSKYGSLLTNTQKQTNEQLVKLRYDTDKKLHKLSQQEEKLKLINTANQKLANCAIKNYQQLIAQLITLQTEDSPLKFKIDPNL
- a CDS encoding TetR/AcrR family transcriptional regulator; this translates as MARRKEIDKKKILDAAYKLAVREGVESLTARNIAKAAHCSTQPIYLEFSNMSDLQEQVLAKISDELKNRTLQQHFTGEPLIDLDLSYIYFVKDHVGLFKAMFVNNTFGTDRISQTLMELGKEKFKEQFGKTDFSDERIHNILISNWVSATGLATLQLNQMSNFSEDQIVIVLKSQLEDSMKNDRFHLDKVGK
- a CDS encoding ABC transporter permease; translated protein: MFLALKEIKYEKLRYGLITFMIFLIAFLIFMLASLSTGLASENTQAINSWETNSVVLNKNSNINLAQSVITKQDMKDTTLNNQKQAYVGQTPVVVKHSGDGTVSAQFIGLDYKQYIYKNLDIVEGTKPTKNNEVLADTALKEKGYRLNNEVTFNSSKKKYKIVGFVKNAKINIAPIIYGKLSVWKAIRPMMPNAVASGIISKNSFKLDSTNTKTYDRNTFVKKLPGYMAQNLTFEMMIGFLYVISLIVIAVFLYILTIQKLPNYAVLRAQGIPMKTLIGATLGQSLILVILGTVIAWVVMLIMTKVLPAAVPLDFAPWIMISGFAGMIATGIIGGLIPIRSIMKVDPAKAIG